Proteins found in one Candidatus Zixiibacteriota bacterium genomic segment:
- the hemN gene encoding oxygen-independent coproporphyrinogen III oxidase, giving the protein MYEQKIDRDLLKKYDRPGPRYTSYPTVPEWTDQFGPDDYIKALENSASSDQALSLYVHIPFCRARCYYCGCNTCITKDPDRPDNYLKLIDNEIKLVRKHLGKRNRLAQLHWGGGTPTYLSEDQMRRLFASITENFTLDPNAEAAIEVDPRVTTPAQLRLLREFSFNRISLGVQDLNPDVQEAIGRHQTAEQTVELFNLCRELGFGGINVDLIYGLPRQTTSEFAKTVDRIIALGADRVAVYSYAHLPRVMAHQKKIDESTLPTTEKKFELFETALIGFLNAGYVQIGMDHFAKPDDELARSLAEGKLHRNFMGYTTRFTDAMVGIGMSSIGDLDSTFVQNLSGIDSYMNAIAENKPATYRGLRLSEDDKIRRATILSLMCNFVLKYEMLETEFGISYGDYFSVEDSDLDEFISDGLLERTDTEVRVTPPGRVFVRNIAMVFDAYLRAKTDGESPLFSRTI; this is encoded by the coding sequence ATGTACGAGCAGAAAATCGACCGCGATTTGCTTAAGAAATATGATCGCCCCGGGCCGCGCTACACAAGTTATCCGACAGTACCGGAATGGACCGATCAGTTCGGGCCGGATGACTACATAAAGGCTCTGGAGAATTCAGCCTCCAGCGATCAAGCGCTCTCGCTCTACGTGCATATTCCGTTTTGCAGGGCTCGCTGCTACTACTGTGGATGCAACACCTGTATTACAAAGGACCCGGACAGGCCTGACAATTATCTGAAACTGATCGACAACGAGATCAAGCTCGTGCGAAAACATCTTGGCAAACGCAACCGGCTTGCGCAGTTGCATTGGGGAGGCGGAACACCGACGTACCTCTCAGAAGATCAGATGCGCCGACTGTTCGCATCGATAACGGAAAACTTCACTCTTGATCCTAACGCCGAGGCCGCTATCGAAGTCGATCCGCGTGTAACGACTCCGGCTCAGTTGCGGCTGCTCCGCGAATTCAGCTTCAACCGCATATCGCTTGGGGTGCAGGATCTCAATCCGGATGTCCAGGAGGCAATCGGGCGTCATCAGACGGCTGAGCAGACAGTGGAGTTGTTCAATCTCTGCCGCGAGCTCGGTTTCGGCGGCATCAACGTCGACTTGATTTACGGATTGCCACGGCAGACGACATCCGAGTTTGCGAAGACGGTCGATCGCATCATTGCGTTGGGCGCTGACAGAGTTGCTGTATATAGCTACGCACATCTCCCAAGAGTCATGGCTCATCAGAAGAAGATCGACGAGTCGACCTTGCCGACGACAGAGAAGAAATTCGAGCTGTTCGAAACAGCCTTGATCGGATTTCTCAACGCAGGCTACGTTCAGATAGGCATGGATCACTTCGCAAAACCGGATGATGAACTCGCACGCTCGCTTGCCGAGGGAAAACTCCACCGAAATTTCATGGGATACACAACCCGCTTCACGGACGCGATGGTAGGTATCGGGATGTCATCTATCGGCGATCTGGACAGCACTTTCGTGCAGAATCTGTCCGGCATAGACTCATACATGAATGCCATCGCTGAAAACAAACCGGCAACCTATCGCGGACTGAGACTTTCCGAGGACGACAAAATCCGCCGGGCGACTATTCTCTCGCTGATGTGTAATTTCGTCTTGAAGTACGAGATGCTTGAGACAGAATTCGGCATCTCCTACGGTGATTATTTCTCAGTGGAAGATTCGGATCTGGATGAGTTCATATCCGATGGGCTACTCGAACGAACCGACACAGAAGTGCGTGTTACCCCGCCCGGAAGAGTCTTTGTTCGGAATATCGCTATGGTGTTTGACGCATATCTGCGCGCAAAGACCGACGGCGAATCACCGCTCTTTTCGCGCACTATTTAG